The window GTTCGCCAGCACCATCTGCGCCTCGGTCGCGCGCAGCATCTCAACCTCCAGACCCTTCACCGTCCCCTGTGTGCCCACCGGCATAAATGCCGGCATTTCTACCGCCCCATGCGGCATTTGAAATGTAGCCCGCCGCGCGCGCGAATGCGCATCCACATGCAGTACCCGAAACCGAAACGGCGACTCAGTTAGCGGCATCTCATTCATCGTGGCCGCTATTATTCGGCGCTACAGGCTGTGCCGCAATCGCCAATCGCGACGAGAAAACGCTCGCGCCATGCTGTTCGAGCGCGGATGTGAGTCTAGTTGGCGCAACCTCATGGTAACTGATTCAACGGCATGAGGCAAACAATTGCGCGAGTGTTTGACCACAGAACGAGGCCATTCAGGGCGAACCCATTCTAAGCCGCTAAGAAGCCGTCAACTGAGGGTCGATTCTTGCTATCTCGGCCAATCGCTCAAAAACGTGTTTACTGCCGAGCAGCGAGTTGATCCGCGAAGTCAGCGCCCGCGCGACGGCAAAACAGTCGCTGAAAGCGTGAACCGACCAGCTCGATCGGGCAGGCGTCCATGTCTCGCCTCGTGATCCCCAAGTAGGAGCCGCCGCCCGCAAACCGACCCCGCCACAATCCATCGACCGTTTCGCATTTGTTCCCATTTATCCGCCGGCGATGGCACCGACGATCCAAAACGGCTCAGCGCCGGACGCAACCGCCAGCGGCAGCGGCGCATCTGGCGAATCGAGCGAAATATCTTCCTCGCAGGCGAAAAATCGCACCAGCGGCCGCCGCTGACCGGTTTCATGGTCCCGAATCGTGCCGCGCAAGGTTGGATAGCGCGCTTCGAGGGCATCGAGAATCGTTCGTTGGGTGATTAGACCTTCGATGGCAAGCGACACTTCGCCGTCGGCACCGGCCAACATTCGCAAATGATAAGGAATGAGTACGCGAATCATGGCAACGTTTGCACTTCGACCGAATACACCGCTGGAAAATCGCGCGCAATGGGCGACCAGGTATCACCCGAATCGGGCGAGCAGTAAACCTGGCCGCCAGTCGTGCCGAAATAAACGCCGCAATCGTCGAGTGAATCGACGGCCATCGCATCGCGGAGCACATTCACGTAGCAATTCTCTTGCGGCAATCCCTGGCTGAGAGGCTCCCACTGGCTGCCGCCGGTGCGGCTGCGGTAGACGCGCAGCCTGCCATCGGGCGGGTAATGCAGCGAATCGCTAGTGATCGGCACGACGTAAATCGTTTCCGGTTCATGAGCGTGGACGTCGATGGGAAAGCCGAAATCGGTCGGCAAATTGCCGCTGATTTCGTGCCATTGGTCGCCGGCGTTGTCGGAGCGCATCACA is drawn from Pirellulales bacterium and contains these coding sequences:
- a CDS encoding MoaD/ThiS family protein gives rise to the protein MIRVLIPYHLRMLAGADGEVSLAIEGLITQRTILDALEARYPTLRGTIRDHETGQRRPLVRFFACEEDISLDSPDAPLPLAVASGAEPFWIVGAIAGG